From Salmo salar chromosome ssa09, Ssal_v3.1, whole genome shotgun sequence:
GGGTTCTAAAATTGGCAGTCTTGGTGCTAAAATTGGGAGCCTGTATACTGTGCTAATGTCAATACAAAAAAATGTGTTACGGAGCGCAATGTACAATAAGGTGAACTTAGCAAACAAGGCATTTGAGGTAAGTGCATGGGGCCACCATTTTTTTTAACATCCGCTATTGTCAGTTGATGAACAGTTGGTGATCCGATCCGACCGTCATGATTGGTGATGAagcatgttaatatgttgtaaaCGTGCCTTGTAACCCTGGGCTTGAATCCCTGGGCTTTACAAAGAGACCTGTCTGTAGTCTTAAGGAGTTGGTGGCTCAGGTGTTAGGAGCGAACAGCGTTAGTGGTTAGAATCCAGACAGAGCTCTCCTGTGTGGTTGCATTGACACAGATTTACAGTTGGCCCTGTGATATCTGATGGTCAGAGAGTATCTGGCCCATGCATAGCAGTGGTTATGGGGCAGTAAACTCATAAAAAGTGTGCTTTTATAAAGCTAAGTAGAGCTTTTCCTATATTTAAATTCTAATTGCCCAGCACTGTATTACCACTGCTGTTCACTGTTGATAAAGTAATTTCTGGAGATGATTTATTTGATGtgtttagtgattcattttaaggtaaaaaaacaacaacctgtCACTCATTTTACACTCTTGGAAAAAAAGATTATATCTAGAACCTAAAGGGTCCTATGGCTGTCCccaaaggagaaccctttgaagaaccctttttggttccaggtagaaaacTTTTTTAATGtaaagtcaaccctgttacgtgaactgaactcttgttttaaaatgttgaaactattcctttaaaaaaaagtaagaaacattgaacatctagtGGTGAAattatagtgtaaaagcaggtgagctggttctactctttttggccgtTTTGTGGCGGAAAACTGAGCGGGTCAAGCATAACACGTTAACCCTCATACCCTAGTTtaataatttatatatttttgtgaTGCTTccattcaattgcccctccctgttgcacacaacaagcttccattcctccTGTCATAATTGGATACAGtacatggctgatttaagattaaATAGTCAACCCTGTTATTTTATTTAGCACTTAATAGACACTTACTAcagtaattgttttatttaacttcttgcgatgggaaacatgtttttttttattaagttgaataTGTGCTATTTAAGAATATCAAAATTATGTGAAATAAAACCAAGTTAAACTACCCAAAAGGGAAACATTTTTGGGAATGAcaccaatggcaatgtccgctttaggtataatgccaggagccgCTTATAATGCCAGGAGCCGGACTTAACAGCTCTAACGCCACTCGTGAAAAAGTATGACTGAATTACGactcaaaatcaaataaaatgttatttgtcacatgctctgaatacaaccgtgaaatacttacttacaagcgattaaccaacaatgcagttcaagaaagagttaagaaaatatttacaaaataaactaaagtaaaatgaCAAGGCTATACACATGGGGTACcaataccgagtcaatgtgcgggggtacaggttagtcaaattattttgtacatgtaggtaggggtaaagtgactatgcatagataataaacagcgagtagcttTGTAAAAACAAAGAGAGGGGGGTgcttgtcaatgtaaatagtccaggtggccatttgattaattggtcATCAGTcatatgacttgggggtagaagctgttaaggaaccttttggtcctagacttggcgctccagtaccgcttgccgtgcagtagcagagagaacagtctatgacttgggtgactggagtctttaaccattttttgggccttcctctgacacggcctagtatataggtcctggatggtaggaagcttggccccggtgatgtactgggcggtacgcactaccctctgtagcaccttacggtcagattccgagcagttgccataccaggctgtgatgcaacccgtcaggatgctctcggtggtgcagctgtagatcttttatgtctcctgaggaggaaaaggtgttgtcataccctcttcacgactgtcttggtatgtttggaccatgatagttcgttggtgatgtggacaccaagaaacttgaaactctcaacccgctccattacagccccgtccatgttaatgggggcctgtttggcccgccgtttcctgtagtccactatcagctcctttgtcttgctcacattgagggagaggttgttgtcctggcaccacactgccaggtctctgacctcctccctactcatcactacaacactactacatcTACACAAAACCTACCggtatcacgactcaggatatgacccagatgcagacacaggaggcaacAGTACAGTTCACAGATATTTATTGTAAATAcggggcaggcaaagggcaggtcgaggacaggcagggGCTCgagatcaggtcagagtcaggcaggtacaggatggcaggcaggctcagggtcagggcaggcagaggttcgtcaTTAGGTCATAGTCAGGCAGGTACATTACGGCAGGCAGGTtctgggtcagggcaggcagaatagtcagaaccgggaaaactaggaaacagaacttgagaaaaAGGAAGACGGGAACGCACTTtagtaagacctgacaagacaagacaaactggctacagacaaacagagaacacaggtataaatacacaggggataatgggaagataggcaacacctggagggggtggagacaagcacaaagacaggtgaaacatagCAGGGTATGAGAACTGGTTTTAGAAGTGATTTATGCAGTAATTTAAGTAGTAATAAGTGATAAATTAGAACGTTTCACTACTGGTGAACACTACATTTTTCCTATTCAAATTACTACATAATTCTCCCTGAATTACTACTGTGTAAGTACTGAGCTTTTGGGTATCTACTACTTAAAATGTACACATTCCTAAACAATTACTAAATGTTTACTATTTAATTGCTACCTAATGCTCACACATTACTACTGTATGCctactcaatccctattgaatgaCTACTGCcatttgtgtgtgtagtgttgtcaCTACTGAATTGCACGTGACTCTTTTGAATTACTATTTAAAACAGACACATTTACTACTGACATCTTGTTTCACTATCGTGCCACTACTAGACTAGTATACATGTTATTTCCTCAAGTTTCTAACTGTAGTTATATCATCAAACAATAAATAATATGATTATACAAAcgcaatttaaatgttttattaaattaattatatatttacactTTGTAATCCCTTTGAGGCCTTGTCTTCATTCAGCTTTGACTTAAGAATCTTCAGATGCTCTTTTTTGTTGACATTTCTCCACCACATAACCTtttagaaaataaagacaagCACAAGAGACAGCCAATTATAAGCCATCATCAATCATCTGCTAACAGAAGTCACATAAGACATCACTGAAAAACATTTGATAAACAATGTTAATCTTACCAACAATGTCTCCAAGTCATCTCATGTCGAGGGCCTCCTTGGCATCAGGTCAAAAGAGGTAAGTAGAATGGGTAAGTATACCAATATCAATATACTCTACatttgcatacaaacacacacattttagCTAGCAGGACAAGAACAGAgactacatacagtgccttcggaaagttttcagaccccttgactttttccacattttgttacgttacattcttatactaaaattaattaaataaataaaaatcctcagcaatctacacacaataccccataatgacaaagcaaaaacaggtttttagacatttttgcaaatgtatacaaaatacaaacagaaataccttatttacataagtatacagaccctttgctatgacgcatgaaattgagctcaggtgcatcccgtttccattgatcatccttgagatgtttctacaacttgattggagtccacctgtggtaaattcagttgattggaaatgatttggaaaggcacacacctgtctatatactgtaaggtcccacagttgacagtgcatgtcagtgcaaaaaccaagccatgaggtccaaggaattgtccgtagaggtctgagacaggattgtgttgaggcacagatctgagaaagggtaccaaaacatttctgtagcattgaaggtcccaagaacacagtggcctccatcattcttaaatgaaaggaGTTTGGAAttactaagactcttcctagagctggccgcccggccaaactgagcaatcagggagaagggccttggtcagggaggtgaccaagatcccgatgggcactctaacagagctctaaagttcctctgtggaaatggaagaaccttccagaatgacaaccatctctgcaaagctccaccaatcagacggccagacggaagccactcctcaggaaaaggcacaagacagcccacttggagtttgccaaaagggacctaaaggactctgaccatgagagtcaagattctctggtctgatgataccatgattgaactctttggcctgtgccaagtgtcacgtctggaggaaacctggcaccatcccgaagatgaagcatggtggtcgcagcatcatgctgtggggatgtttttcaatggcagggactgggagactagtcaggatcgagtcaAAGATTAAcagaggaaagtacagagaggtccttgatgaaaacctgctccagagtgctcaggacctcagaccttccaacaggacaacgaccctaagcacacatttaagacaacgcaggagtggcttcgggacaagtctctgaatgtccttgagtggcccagccagagcccggacttgaaccagatcgaacatctctggagagacctgaaaaaagctgtgcagcaacgctacccatccaacctgacagagcttgaggatctgcagagaggaatgggagaaactccccaaatgcaggtgttccaagcttatagcgtcatacccaagaagactaggctgtaattgctgccaaaggtgcttcaacaaagtactgagtaaaagggtctgaatacttatgtaaatgtgatatttcagtgttttatttatgctttgtcattataggtgtattgtgtatagattgatgagaaaaaaactatttgatcaattttagaataaggctgtaacctaacaaaattggaaaaagtcaaggggtccgaatTATTTCCGAAGGCACAGTAGCTACTGTAAATTTCAATGGGGATAGCAAACAAGACCATTTGGTCTAGCAATCTTTATCTGGTGAAAAGTTATATAATTGGCTAAACAATGACATGAAAGTATTCATAAAACATAAAGGAAAGTAACATTTACAGATTGTGCCAGCATAAGGCCTATGAAAGACAGGATGAAGAAGGATCACAAAAACAGTATCTAGCTAACAaccaactaaactcagcaaaaaaagaaacatccctttttcaggaccctgtctttcatagATAATTAgttaaaatccaaataacttcacagatcttcattctaaagggtttaaacactgtttcccatgcttgttcaatgaaccataaacaattaatgaacatgcacctgtggaacggtcgttaagacactaacagcttacagacggtatgcaattaaagtcacagttatgaaaaataaggacactaaagagacctttctactgactctgaaaacaccaaaagaaagatgtccagggtccctgctcatctgcgtgaacgtgccttaggcatgctgcaaggaggcatgaggactgtagatgtggccaggggtaataaattgcaatgtccgtactgtgagaggcctaagacagtgctacaggaagacatgacggacagctgatcgtcctcgtagtggcagatcacgtgtaacaacacctgcacaggattggtacatccgaacatcacacctgcgggacaggtacaggatggcaacaacaactgcacgagttacaccaggaacgcacaatccctccatcagtggtcAGACTGTCCgcgataggctgagagaggctggactgagggcttgtaggccatgctgtaaggcaggtcctcaccagacatcaccggcaacaacgtcgcctatgggcacaaacccaccgtcgctggaccagacaggactggtaaaaagtgctcttcaGGGGTGATgctcggattcacgtttattgtCAATGGAATGAGCggtacaccgaggcctgtactctggagcgggatcgatttggaggtggagggtccatcatggtctggggcggtgtgtcacagcatcatcagactgagcttgttgtcattgcaggcaatctcaatgctgtgcgttacagggaagacatctgaATGGTGTTCTGccttggccagcgaagagcccggatctcaatctcattgagcacGTATGAGACTTGTTGGAtcggagagtgagggctaggtccattccccccagaaatgtccgggaacttgcaggtgccttggtgtaagagtggggtaacatctcacagcaagaactggcaaatctggtgcagtccatgaggaggagatgcactgcagtacttaatgcagctggtggccacaccagatactgactgttacttttgattttgaccccccctttgttcagggacacattattcaatttctgttagtcacatgtctgtggaacttgtgcagtttatgtctcagttgtttaattttgttatgttcatacaaatatttacacatgttaagtttgctgaaaataaacgcagttgacagtgagaggatgtttcttttttgctgagtttacttccTGTTTTGTGTGGTCACTACTTATTTACTACCAACATCAAGATGTATAAACTCTAAAGCTTTACGACACAAGCTTTTCTGTAGTAAAAACTCTATTAGAAAAGTAGAGTTTTTACTATTTACTGCCAGCATCATATAGTAAAAACTCTACCTGATTACTATTGGATAGCCTGTGTAGTGAAGCTGTAGTGTTTGGACTACTTATTTACGACCAACATCAAGTAGTCAAAATTTTCACCAGATTACTACTGGAAACACTACCGTTTTCCTATTGAACACTACAAAACTCTACTTGTGTATCTTAGGTAGTGCGTAAACTACACATTCactacacagccagaagaggactggccacccctcatagctgtgctttggcaaagtgggtggggttatatcctacctgtttggccctgtccgggggtttcatcggatggggccacagtgtctcctgacccctcctgtctcagcctccagtatttatgctgcagtagtttatgtgtcggggggctagggtcagtctgtcacatctggagtattgctcttgtcttttccggtgtcctgtgtgaatttaaatatgctctctctaattctctctttctctttctttcattctctctctcggaggacctgagccctaggaccatgcctcaggactacctggcttgatgactccttgctgtccccagttcacctggccgtgctgctgctccagttccaactgttctgcctgcagctatggaaccctgacctgttcaccggacgtgctacctgtcccagacctgttgtcccagacctgctggaaccctgacctattcaccgacgtgctacctgtcccagacctgctgttttcaactctctagagacagcaggagcggtagagatactctcaaagatcggcaatgaaaaagccaactgacacttactcttgtgttactgacttgttgcaccctcgacaactactatgattattattatttgacaatgctggtcatttatgaacatttgaacatctaggccatgtgctgttataatctccacccggcacagccagaagaggactggccacccctcatagcctggttcctctctaggtttcttcctaggttttggcctttctagggagtttttcctagccaccgtgcttctacacctgcattgcttgctgtttggggttttaggctgggtttctgtacagcactttgtgatatcagctgatgtaagaagggctatataaatacatttgatttgatttgatttgacaatccCTACAACAGTCACTACTGCACAAATATAGGTTTTGTGTAGCAATTCCGTATTACTTTTTCATTAGGGGCAGTTCCATCTCCTACACCACCAAAATAACTGCTATGCGGGTGTCAGCTAGTGTGGATCTGATAGAATATAGCCCTTAGGTGACCTATGTGGTTGTTTATGTAAACTCTCCCCCTTTTCTTCATCCTCATTCCTTTCTCTAGGTATTGCAGAATGTTACTTCAATCTTCCTGTGAGCCTTGGATGACATTTGTTCTTTAAAGGGATTCATGTGTTCAGTATACTGCCGACTTCTCAATCAACCCTTCAAGGAATCTTTTAAGACAATTCCCATGGAGGTTAAAAAAGAAATTCTCGCAAACTTTTCAATAACATATTTTTATTGAGACATACATTTTATATTCTTCTGATACAAAAATATATTACTTTGAAGTCGTGATAATTTCTATGCTGATGTTATCACTACGTGTTGAATAAAGTCTACGTATCATTTCTCTAACATCACATAAACACCCAATGCACCAATATCGAAGTACTGTACAAAAACATAATATTACTCTAAAAAAGATTAACAATACACTTATTTAGGGTACACATTCAGAATAACTCAAGTACATGGAAGGGTTCATGATTATCATTCATTAGGCTATGTACAGGATTATATCACACTTTTTCATACTTTAAATACAGCACAATATTATATAAACAATATAtattataccctgagtatacagAACATTAAGAGCAcgtgctttttccatgacatagactaaccaggtgaaagctatgatcccttatttacgtcacctgttaaatccacttcaatcagtgtagatgcagGGGATGagataggtaaaaaaaaaaaaacattttataacctttgagataattgagacatagattgtgtacggtagtaggtaccaggcacactggtttgtgtcaagaactgcaacgctgctggtttTTTTTAACGCTCAACATTTTCCCTTGTGTttcaagaatggcccaccacccaaaggacgttCAGCCAAgtcgacacaactgtgggaagtattggagtcaacatgggccagcatccccttgtggaacactttcaacaccttgtagagtccatgtaccaacaaattgaggctgttctgttcTGAGGGGGAGGGATGCCTTTGTGGTTATGATGATATACTATGTTACTTGTCCCTTTATTGGTGTAGGTGAGACTTTACCAGGTCATAGCTAGTTTATATGACACTCTAGATTATGTAGATGTTCTTAGgtctaaagtggcttcctctcATTGGCACCTTTCCTCAGTCTGCACCGACCACTTTAGACAGTTGAGACAGTCTCCTAGTCTGAATCCTCACTACTGCAGTAGGAGCTGTCACAGTACTCTGCGGTAAACAGAAAGGTGTGCTCATTGGGGTCTAGTTTGGGCACCCAATGCCGAGGTATCAAAAACATAGCCAGGTTGAAGAGATCCACAAAGACTTTGTAGCGATCACTGTGTGTGAGAgaagaaaaacacctacttagCTACTTGAAGGGGTATATAATGATATGCTTGACAGTAACTCTAGATTTGGATGCAGTTTATTTCAATAGCTAATCATATATGACAGACATGACATACCTGACAGTAGAGCGCAGGTAGTGGTAGCCAGATGAGCCTCCAGTGCCTGCTTTGCTGCCAATCATTCTGTGCACCATGCACACGTGGTTGTCTGAGACACATAGGATAAATATTGCACTTGTAAATATAACCGTTCCAGGTCAATTGACAGTGAAATTATAGTCTAGAccagtggtattcaaactttttcagtGGGGACACCATTTTTTTCCCCAAAGAATTTCTCACAACCCCACCCCAAATCTAATCTCAACCCTAAAATGGTTTACATTAACAAATAACCTTAATTAATTGcattttcatatcttatcaaaatgaaaagaaaccaGTAAATATATTTACTCAATAATTTTCAAATGATCTTTCTCAAAAACGTTTGTATATTGATCCCATACAATAATAATCTGTCCTTTTaatttgtattttgtttttctCACCCCACTGCAGTTCCCCCCGCGACCCtgactttgaataccactggtTTAAACAGTTCAAAGCATGTAATCTAGTAGAAAATACAAATGGTGTAAGGGAAACCTGTACATGCAGACACTGATTGAGTGAAATGTGGTGAAGTAAACTGTTCTTTACATACAATATGTTTTGGTGTTACTTACATCTCCATTTTGTCATGAGGGTATCAATGTCCATCAGGTTGGACAGGAGTTGGAAGGGAACCTGGAACCTGGGCTCCTCCCTAACAATCCACAATGTAGTAATTACATCTCAAATGGTGAACAAACACAAGCCTGTCTAAAATAACTGTAAGAAACCCTTCTTACCTGTAGAAGTAGATCATCAGAGCTCCTTGGAGAGCTTTGTAGGAGATCCGTCTCTCACCTGAAACAACAGGAAGTGAGATGGTTTCTTAGACCTGGGTTCTGTAGTTTTAAACTATTTATTGGGACTGAATTGTTGAGGCAGTTTGTGTTGGCACTAGGTGCTAAACACTCACCTTTGCCCAAAAGATGCTCATGTCTTTTGACATCAAACAGAGAAGTAAATAgctctttttgttttgtcatcTCTTCCAtcatctcctccttctcttcagaGTCTTGCATTTTCTGCCAAAGGACAAAAAATCTTGTAGTTTTTGGACAGATTATTTTATCTTTAAGTAACCTAATGAGAAGCGATGTTGTGAGTTTTTGGTACTAGATTATTTTGAAACAGCCAATAcctctattttatttttttcaagacTCAATCCTTCAAAGATGTTGGCTTCCAGTTTAACCCAAAAGTTAAACCCATCCTCTTCAAGACCTGGGGTTCTTTCCAGCCATTTCTAAATAGAACAACAAACAGAATTGCTCAATAGTGCTATAATATCAAGTGCGGGAAataatattactaagtatttaaACGGGGTCTATTTTAAAATGTTTCagtattttttttgcttttcacACACCTCCACCAATTTCAGCAGACAAGGCTCCTTCTCAGATCTAAGCAGCATCTCACTCTCATGTCCTTTGAAGTTGTCCCTGTAGTGGCGCCTGTTGTAGGGGACTCTCAGGTTGTCAGGGACCCCAATCTTGTTCTCCAACAGACGGAACTGGAGACTTTGGAACCCGGAGGCAGGGGACAGgtactctctacaacacacaaaaGTAATGTGTGTTAAATATGTAAAGAGGGTATCATTTTATAAGGTTTATAAAAGCTAAAGATTCTCCATGGGTTATCTATGGGGCTTACCTGAAGTCATAGAAGTCCAAGGCGGTCATTGTCTCGAGTACAGCGAACTGGTCGACCAGCAGCCTGAAGATCATAACAATCCTGTGTATGCGGGTGTTGACCTTCAGCATGTTACGTTCATCGCGAACCTGGTGAAACATTACTATTAAAGATGAGCTCTAACTTTCTGGCCTCTAGGGGGCGCTCCTGATGCAAAAAGGGTCCCTGCATTTGGACTGCATTGGACAGATAAAAGCCCACCTTTTCACGCCCACAAACAAAGACTTAGGTCATTGACATTGTTTAAATTTCATGGCTTAATGAGGTAAAAACTGATTCATATTGTATTTTAAGTGTTTATGAATTAtatgttggggcggcaggtagccttgtggttagagcgttgggccagtaaccgaaaggttgcttgattGGTTGCTTgaatcctgagctgacaaggtaaaaatctgtcgttctgcccctgaacaaggcagttaacccattgttccccagtgggccatcattgtaaataagaatttgttcttaactgacttgcctagttaaataaaggttacatttaaatatttACAAAAGAAAAACAATTTGCTGGGATTGAAATCAACAATTGTATAACTTTTATTACACAAAGAAAATGTTTGCCAGTGTACTCTTGCTTTCTAAGGTGCTTACATGTCCACTGATGAAAATCTCTCGCACTGAATCCAGTTCCCATAGAATCTGCTTGAACCAGagttcataagctgaaataaaatgatAAAAATGCAATTAATCATAATGTCCCACCTTTGCAATGCAATAAAATTGATCATTTGTTGATGGAAAGTTGATAGTGAATTGCTTTTCCAAGTCTTCCAAAAGTAGGTGCAACTACAATTAAAGGTTAAACTCATTTCTTGAATTGACTGGATTTCAAATGGAACAGACCCCAATCCCTGTGATAAGGGAATGCATGCATACTATGATTACAATTCCATTATTGAGTCTCAAATCTTGATGATATTTGACCACAAACATATACTGTGCCTTGATGTGTGACAATGAAAAGATGCTCATCGTGGATTTTGTTCCCCTTCAGTTCACTCTGAAGAACTTGGGCCGTCACGACCTTGTCAAGCTATAATGGAACACATTTATTTCATTTAGTACTACAGCTAACCCTTATTTAAAATTGTACTTCATTTCCATCCCTTATGTTGGCCATAGCTTCTATCCGCAGAAAAAACATACCATGTCAAAAACCTTGTAGAAGATGAAGTTAGATTAAACTAGATAACGATGGTGAATGCTTTACCTGAAGGTAGTCACCATAGATGATGCCACCTTTGCTGGCCTTGTTGATTCCTTCTTGAGAgtcatcttcctcttcctcttctagaTGCAGCTTGCTCTTGAATAGCCTTGGGAATGAAAAAGACAAATGTAGTGGTATTGATTTGCTAATGTCAtacaataattaataataataataaatataactatagcatttatttatttatttatttagaatcATTATATGATGCCTTTGTTACAATTTCTTTTCAAATAAAAACAGAATTTGAAACGCAATAATGAATACGTACAAGTGCCTTTTCTCGAAGTATGGACATCCACCACTCATGGTTATCCAAATGATCCAAAATGAAAGCAAAAATGTTATCTTATTCCGTTGGTTTACTCAAACTCTGTGAAAACCCAAGTATTTATAGGCTATTTCAACATCCGGCCCACCTCCATTTGCgtcatttgaactgttcttgtttGCCTTCTCTTAGGTGAACTCACTGGATGAACTTCATTTTGAaatctgaaatcttcatccctaactacaacgttttcagacaagatagaacggccaaagggtgcggtgttgcaatctactgcagagatagcctgcagagttctgtccta
This genomic window contains:
- the LOC106611580 gene encoding tryptophan 2,3-dioxygenase A, with product MSGGCPYFEKRHLLFKSKLHLEEEEEDDSQEGINKASKGGIIYGDYLQLDKVVTAQVLQSELKGNKIHDEHLFIVTHQAYELWFKQILWELDSVREIFISGHVRDERNMLKVNTRIHRIVMIFRLLVDQFAVLETMTALDFYDFREYLSPASGFQSLQFRLLENKIGVPDNLRVPYNRRHYRDNFKGHESEMLLRSEKEPCLLKLVEKWLERTPGLEEDGFNFWVKLEANIFEGLSLEKNKIEKMQDSEEKEEMMEEMTKQKELFTSLFDVKRHEHLLGKGERRISYKALQGALMIYFYREEPRFQVPFQLLSNLMDIDTLMTKWRYNHVCMVHRMIGSKAGTGGSSGYHYLRSTVSDRYKVFVDLFNLAMFLIPRHWVPKLDPNEHTFLFTAEYCDSSYCSSEDSD